A stretch of Henckelia pumila isolate YLH828 chromosome 4, ASM3356847v2, whole genome shotgun sequence DNA encodes these proteins:
- the LOC140862108 gene encoding putative late blight resistance protein homolog R1C-3: MVTTRLTNVADDFRSCAPHQLHLLDEDQSWDLFCDKVFGQESCPPEFEEVGKTIVRNCGALPLAIVVISGLLAKSNRTVEYWEYVANDTYEALNMGGDGLCFEILYLSYKHLPVHLKPCFLYMATFPEDTEIRISRLVKLWVAEGILKPTRSRSLEEIAEDNLKDLIDRNPIMIHSYGFSNKMKTCTIHDLLRDLSLREALKEKVLGVTMKHNLEKCSRIIDNKHRLITQRCSEEEKIKFSFAKLHRLRKVLKMGYVCSDEEIALLVNFRYIDFTRTMFKNLLDTLESVSMLWNLQTIAISGWESIDPPAEIWEMPQLRHLKRDVGNFYLPVPPSTNSENSRRDITVLKNLQTLYKIRSFRCTEEVVGRIPNLKKLGITYWQFLNCFGWDYFEVYNLALLHNLESLSLEGYEKNVLQNVCFPPSLKKLTLERCGGVCWDDLTMVGSLPRLEVLNLISNGYKRREWKSVEGQFLALKCLRIVNADVEEWIADGSHFPSLEKLQLEFVRYLKEIPCGIGEIPTLGSISLYFCSESANSSARKILEDQQNLGNSDLKVFAN; the protein is encoded by the coding sequence ATGGTCACTACGAGACTAACAAATGTGGCGGATGATTTTCGCTCGTGTGCCCCTCATCAACTACATCTTCTAGACGAGGACCAAAGTTGGGATTTGTTTTGTGACAAGGTGTTTGGACAAGAAAGTTGTCCTCCTGAGTTTGAGGAAGTAGGAAAGACAATTGTGAGAAACTGTGGAGCACTTCCTCTAGCCATCGTTGTTATCAGTGGACTTCTCGCAAAGTCTAATCGAACGGTTGAATATTGGGAGTATGTTGCAAATGATACATATGAAGCATTGAATATGGGAGGTGATGGACTCTGTTTTGAGATATTATATTTAAGTTACAAGCACTTACCTGTTCATCTAAAACCATGTTTTCTTTATATGGCGACATTTCCGGAAGACACTGAGATTAGAATTTCAAGGCTGGTAAAACTATGGGTAGCGGAGGGGATTCTTAAACCGACAAGATCAAGAAGTTTGGAGGAAATAGCAGAGGATAATTTAAAAGATCTGATAGATAGAAATCCCATCATGATTCATAGTTACGGGTTTAGCAACAAAATGAAAACTTGCACCATCCATGATCTCTTAAGAGACCTATCCCTCAGAGAAGCTCTAAAGGAGAAAGTTCTCGGTGTAACTATGAAGCATAACCTGGAGAAGTGTAGCAGAATCATCGATAATAAGCATCGGCTCATTACTCAGCGATGCTCCGAGgaagagaaaataaaattctcGTTTGCAAAGCTGCATAGATTGCGAAAAGTACTAAAAATGGGTTATGTTTGCTCTGATGAAGAAATAGCGCTATTAGTTAACTTTAGATACATTGATTTCACTCGTACAATGTTTAAGAATCTGTTGGATACCTTAGAATCTGTATCCATGCTATGGAATCTGCAGACTATTGCCATTTCTGGTTGGGAGTCAATAGATCCACCGGCTGAAATATGGGAAATGCCACAACTCAGGCATCTAAAAAGGGATGTAGGAAACTTTTATCTGCCTGTTCCTCCGAGCACCAACAGTGAAAATAGCAGGCGAGATATTACCGTTTTGAAAAACCTGCAAACACTTTACAAGATAAGGAGTTTCAGGTGTACAGAAGAGGTTGTTGGTAGAATCCCAAACTTAAAAAAACTGGGAATTACTTATTGGCAATTCCTCAATTGCTTTGGATGGGATTACTTTGAAGTTTACAATCTTGCCCTTTTACATAATCTGGAATCACTTTCCTTAGAGGGTTATGAGAAGAATGTGCTGCAAAATGTGTGCTTTCCACCTTCACTCAAGAAGTTGACTTTGGAAAGGTGCGGAGGAGTGTGTTGGGATGATTTGACAATGGTTGGCTCACTGCCTCGTCTTGAAGTTCTGAATTTGATTTCTAATGGATACAAAAGGCGTGAATGGAAATCTGTGGAAGGACAATTCCTTGCATTGAAGTGCTTGAGAATTGTTAATGCAGATGTTGAGGAGTGGATAGCAGACGGCTCTCACTTCCCAAGCCTTGAGAAACTTCAACTCGAGTTTGTTCGTTACTTAAAGGAAATCCCATGTGGTATTGGAGAAATACCAACACTTGGATCAATTTCATTATATTTCTGTAGTGAATCAGCCAATTCTTCTGCAAGGAAGATACTAGAGGACCAACAAAACCTTGGAAATTCTGACCTGAAGGTTTTtgccaattaa